One genomic region from Ursus arctos isolate Adak ecotype North America unplaced genomic scaffold, UrsArc2.0 scaffold_17, whole genome shotgun sequence encodes:
- the SKOR2 gene encoding SKI family transcriptional corepressor 2, giving the protein MASSPLPGPNDILLASPSSAFQPDALSQPRPGHANLKPNQVGQVILYGIPIVSLVIDGQERLCLAQISNTLLKNFSYNEIHNRRVALGITCVQCTPVQLEILRRAGAMPISSRRCGMITKREAERLCKSFLGENRPPKLPDNFAFDVSHECAWGCRGSFIPARYNSSRAKCIKCSYCNMYFSPNKFIFHSHRTPDAKYTQPDAANFNSWRRHLKLTDKSPQDELVFAWEDVKAMFNGGSRKRALPQPGAHPACHPLSSVKAAAVAAAAAVAGGGGLLGPHLLGAPPPPPPPPPLAELAGAPHAHHKRPRFDDDDDSLQEAAVVAAASLSAAAASLSVAAASGGAGAGGGGAGGGCVTSVGAGAGAGAAAGAKGPRSYPVIPVPSKGSFGGVLQKFPGCGGLFPHPYTFPAAAAAFGLCHKKEDAGAAAEALGGAGGAGAAPKAGLSGLFWPAGRKDAFYPPFCMFWPPRTPGGLPVPTYLQPPPQPPSALGCALGESPALLRQAFLDLAEPGGAGASADAAPPPGQPPPVVANGPGSGPPPPAGGAGARDTLFESPPGGSGGDCSAGSTPPADPGAVSGAGAGAAGAGPAGARVPAPHHPHLLEGRKAGGGSYHHSSAFRPVGGKDDAESLAKLHGASAGAPHSAQAHHHHHHHHPHHHHHHHPPQPPSPLLLLPPQPDEPGSERHHPAPPPPPPPPPPLALQPHHRGLLSPGGTSCSYPSEDSSEDEDDEEEEQEVDVEGHKPPEGEEEEEEGRDPDEEEEEDEETGVLLGSRYLQGRGLSEKGSSRDRAPAAPGAFPLALNSSRLLQEDGKLGDPSGSDLPPPPPPPLASQKASGGGSSSPGSPVHHPSLEEQPSYKDNQKTKENNQVILPAKDDSNFSDKNKEHGFFITDSDTSGGDFWRERSGEHTQETNSPHSLKKDVENMGKEELQKVLFEQIDLRRRLEQEFQVLKGSASFPVFNNFQDQMKRELAYREEMVQQLQIIPYAASLIRKEKLGAHLSKS; this is encoded by the exons ATGGCTTCCAGCCCGCTGCCGGGGCCCAACGACATACTGCTGGCATCGCCGTCGAGCGCCTTCCAGCCCGACGCGCTGAGCCAGCCGCGGCCGGGCCACGCCAACCTCAAACCCAACCAGGTGGGCCAGGTGATCCTCTACGGCATTCCCATTGTGTCGTTGGTGATCGACGGGCAGGAGcgcctgtgcctggcacagatcTCCAACACTCTCCTCAAGAACTTCAGCTACAACGAGATCCACAACCGCCGTGTGGCGCTGGGCATCACGTGCGTGCAGTGCACGCCGGTGCAGCTGGAGATCCTGCGGCGCGCCGGGGCCATGCCCATCTCCTCGCGCCGCTGCGGCATGATCACCAAGCGTGAGGCCGAGCGCTTGTGCAAGTCGTTCCTAGGCGAAAACAGGCCGCCCAAACTTCCCGACAACTTCGCCTTCGACGTGTCTCATGAGTGCGCGTGGGGCTGCCGCGGTAGCTTCATCCCCGCGCGCTACAACAGCTCCCGCGCCAAGTGCATCAAATGCAGCTACTGCAACATGTACTTCTCACCCAACAAGTTCATCTTCCACTCGCACCGTACGCCCGACGCCAAGTACACGCAGCCGGACGCAGCCAACTTCAACTCGTGGCGCCGTCATCTCAAGCTCACTGACAAGAGTCCCCAGGACGAGCTAGTCTTCGCCTGGGAGGATGTCAAGGCCATGTTTAACGGCGGCAGCCGAAAGCGCGCGCTGCCCCAGCCCGGCGCTCACCCCGCCTGCCACCCGCTCAGCTCCGTCAAGGCGGCCGCAGTGGCAGCAGCCGCTGCGGTGGCTGGAGGTGGAGGACTACTGGGTCCGCACCTGCTGGgggcgcccccgcccccgccgccgcctccaCCCCTGGCAGAGCTGGCGGGCGCGCCCCACGCCCATCACAAGCGGCCGCGCTTCGACGACGACGATGACTCGCTGCAGGAGGCGGCCGTCGTGGCAGCCGCCAGCCTTtcggccgccgccgccagccTCTCGGTGGCCGCGGCCTCGGGCGGCgccggggcgggagggggcggcGCCGGGGGCGGCTGCGTGACCAGCGTTGGCGccggcgcgggcgcgggcgccGCTGCTGGCGCCAAAGGCCCGCGCAGCTATCCGGTCATTCCGGTGCCCAGCAAGGGCTCTTTTGGGGGAGTGCTGCAGAAGTTCCCGGGCTGCGGGGGGCTCTTCCCGCATCCTTACACCTTCCCGGCCGCAGCCGCCGCCTTCGGGTTGTGTCACAAGAAGGAGGACGCGGGCGCCGCGGCCGAGGCCCTGGGGGGCGCGGGCGGTGCGGGCGCGGCGCCCAAGGCCGGCCTGTCCGGCCTCTTCTGGCCCGCAGGCCGCAAGGACGCTTTCTACCCGCCCTTCTGCATGTTCTGGCCTCCGCGGACCCCAGGCGGGCTTCCGGTGCCCACCTACCTACAGCCCCCGCCTCAGCCGCCCTCGGCGCTCGGCTGCGCGCTTGGAGAAAGCCCGGCCCTGCTGCGCCAGGCCTTCCTGGACCTGGCCGAGCCCGGCGGCGCGGGTGCGAGCGCAGACGCTGCGCCCCCGCCGGGTCAGCCCCCTCCGGTGGTAGCTAACGGCCCGGGCTCCGGCCCTCCGCCTCCTGCTGGGGGCGCGGGCGCCCGCGACACTCTCTTCGAGTCGCCCCCGGGCGGCAGCGGCGGGGACTGCAGCGCGGGCTCCACGCCGCCAGCCGACCCCGGCGCCGTGTCCGGTGCAGGGGCGGGGGCGGCTGGAGCGGGCCCCGCTGGAGCCCGAGTGCCCGCACCCCACCATCCGCACCTCCTGGAGGGGCGCAAGGCGGGCGGAGGCAGCTACCACCATTCGAGCGCCTTCAGGCCGGTGGGTGGCAAGGACGACGCAGAGAGCCTGGCCAAGCTTCATGGGGCGTCAGCGGGAGCGCCACACTCGGCCCAAgcgcatcaccaccaccaccatcaccacccgcaccaccaccaccaccatcatccccCGCAGCCGCCGTCACCGTTGCTGCTACTGCCCCCGCAGCCCGACGAGCCGGGTTCTGAGCGCCACCacccggccccgccgccgcccccgcccccgccgcccccgctgGCCCTGCAGCCGCACCACCGAGGCCTTCTGTCCCCCGGGGGCACCAGCTGCAGCTACCCCAGCGAGGACAGCTCCGAGGACGAGGATGACGAGGAAGAAGAGCAGGAGGTGGACGTGGAGGGCCACAAACCCCCCGAGGgcgaagaagaggaggaggaaggtcgAGACCctgacgaggaggaggaggaagacgaggAGACCGGGGTCCTGTTAGGCTCCCGGTACCTCCAGGGCCGAGGGCTGTCAGAGAAGGGGAGCAGCCGGGATCGCGCACCGGCCGCGCCGGGAGCTTTCCCACTCGCCCTGAACTCCTCCAGGCTGCTGCAGGAGGACGGGAAACTGGGTGACCCCAGCGGCTCAgacctgcccccgcccccgcccccgcctctgGCCTCCCAGAAAGcaagcggcggcggcagcagcagcccgGGCAGCCCGGTCCACCATCCATCACTGGAGGAGCAGCCCTCCTACAAAGAT AATCAGAAAACTAAGGAAAATAACCAAGTTATTTTACCTGCAAAGGACGACAGCAACTTTtcag ATAAGAACAAGGAGCATGGCTTTTTCATCACAGACTCTGACACTTCTGGAGGagatttttggagagagagatcAG gtgaacaCACGCAGGAGACAAATTCACCTCATTCACTCAAAAAGGATGTTGAAAATATGgggaaag aaGAACTTCAGAAGGTTTTATTTGAACAAATAGATTTACGGAGACGACTAGAACAAGAATTCCAGGTGTTAAAAGGAAGTGCGTCTTTCCCAGTATTCA ATAATTTTCAAGATCAGATGAAAAGGGAACTAGCCTACCGAGAAGAAATGGTGCAACAGTTACAAATT ATCCCCTATGCAGCGAGCTTGATCAGGAAAGAAAAGCTTGGTGCCCATCTCAGCAAAAGCTAA